The Malaclemys terrapin pileata isolate rMalTer1 chromosome 19, rMalTer1.hap1, whole genome shotgun sequence genome has a window encoding:
- the RNF223 gene encoding RING finger protein 223 isoform X2 yields the protein MLCFPQMRRTETPDSPTSPVPATPDEIPIPISPIVVTSPTDGRKLSSPTSSLASPKPTSPIECSICFNTYDNSFKTPKLLRCSHVFCLECVARLTSALPQPRVEDQLPCPLCRQLTEIPLEGPPALQTSQELLSTLPAEYQREKVVWMEGSKLCCRQSSQDPEDPDACICLDVAMSKPNPPVTPTEGMAGRLSRCAMCDDWKRIVLLSALVIILLCIILWPVQCALKTGNLRCFTRPVTFNRPNPVPVTYTTPPAPGTSPPSR from the coding sequence ATGTTGTGCTTCCCCCAAATGCGGCGCACCGAGACGCCAGATTCCCCCACCAGCCCCGTTCCTGCCACTCCGGATGAAATCCCCATTCCTATTAGCCCCATCGTAGTCACCTCCCCCACTGACGGCAGGAAGCTCAGCTCCCCGACATCCAGTCTTGCCTCCCCCAAACCTACCTCCCCCATCGAGTGCTCCATCTGCTTCAACACCTACGACAACAGCTTCAAGACACCCAAGCTGCTCCGGTGCTCGCACGTCTTCTGTCTGGAATGCGTGGCCCGCTTGACCTCGGCACTGCCTCAGCCCCGTGTTGAGGaccagctgccctgccccctctgcagACAGCTCACAGAGATCCCCCTTGAGGGTCCTCCGGCTCTCCAgaccagccaggagctcctgtcCACCCTGCCCGCCGAATACCAACGGGAGAAGGTGGTGTGGATGGAAGGCAGCAAGCTGTGCTGCAGGCAGTCATCCCAGGACCCAGAAGATCCCGACGCATGCATCTGCCTCGACGTGGCCATGAGCAAGCCCAATCCCCCCGTGACGCCGACAGAGGGCATGGCTGGGAGGCTGTCCCGCTGTGCCATGTGCGACGACTGGAAACGCATCGTCCTCCTCTCAGCCCTGGTCATCATTCTGCTGTGCATCATTCTGTGGCCGGTGCAGTGTGCCCTGAAAACTGGGAACCTCCGCTGCTTCACAAGGCCGGTTACATTCAACAGGCCAAACCCTGTTCCGGTTACATATACAACCCCGCCAGCGCCCGGGACCAGCCCCCCCTCACGCTAG
- the RNF223 gene encoding RING finger protein 223 isoform X1: protein MESSALLLPSQIMGSDTWGSVMLCFPQMRRTETPDSPTSPVPATPDEIPIPISPIVVTSPTDGRKLSSPTSSLASPKPTSPIECSICFNTYDNSFKTPKLLRCSHVFCLECVARLTSALPQPRVEDQLPCPLCRQLTEIPLEGPPALQTSQELLSTLPAEYQREKVVWMEGSKLCCRQSSQDPEDPDACICLDVAMSKPNPPVTPTEGMAGRLSRCAMCDDWKRIVLLSALVIILLCIILWPVQCALKTGNLRCFTRPVTFNRPNPVPVTYTTPPAPGTSPPSR from the exons ATGGAATCTTCTGCTCTTCTCCTCCCTTCTCAGATTATGGGAAGCGACACTTGGG GGTCGGTCATGTTGTGCTTCCCCCAAATGCGGCGCACCGAGACGCCAGATTCCCCCACCAGCCCCGTTCCTGCCACTCCGGATGAAATCCCCATTCCTATTAGCCCCATCGTAGTCACCTCCCCCACTGACGGCAGGAAGCTCAGCTCCCCGACATCCAGTCTTGCCTCCCCCAAACCTACCTCCCCCATCGAGTGCTCCATCTGCTTCAACACCTACGACAACAGCTTCAAGACACCCAAGCTGCTCCGGTGCTCGCACGTCTTCTGTCTGGAATGCGTGGCCCGCTTGACCTCGGCACTGCCTCAGCCCCGTGTTGAGGaccagctgccctgccccctctgcagACAGCTCACAGAGATCCCCCTTGAGGGTCCTCCGGCTCTCCAgaccagccaggagctcctgtcCACCCTGCCCGCCGAATACCAACGGGAGAAGGTGGTGTGGATGGAAGGCAGCAAGCTGTGCTGCAGGCAGTCATCCCAGGACCCAGAAGATCCCGACGCATGCATCTGCCTCGACGTGGCCATGAGCAAGCCCAATCCCCCCGTGACGCCGACAGAGGGCATGGCTGGGAGGCTGTCCCGCTGTGCCATGTGCGACGACTGGAAACGCATCGTCCTCCTCTCAGCCCTGGTCATCATTCTGCTGTGCATCATTCTGTGGCCGGTGCAGTGTGCCCTGAAAACTGGGAACCTCCGCTGCTTCACAAGGCCGGTTACATTCAACAGGCCAAACCCTGTTCCGGTTACATATACAACCCCGCCAGCGCCCGGGACCAGCCCCCCCTCACGCTAG